GTGTCGAACTCTGCGACAAGGTCAATGCGCTGGGCATCGGCGCTCAGGGGCTGGGCGGATTGACCACCGTACTCGACGTGAAGATCCTCGACTATCCCACGCATGCAGCGTCGCTTCCGGTTGCGATGATTCCGAACTGTGCGGCGACGCGCCACGCGCATTTCACGCTGAATGGCAGCGGCGCCGCGCGGCTCGATCCCCCGAGCCTGGATCGCTGGCCCGATGTGCATTGGGTGCCGGCGCCGTCGTCGCGTCGTGTTGACTTGGCTAAAGTCACGCGCGAGGAGATCGCCGGCTGGAAGTCGGGCGAAAGGCTGTTGCTGAACGGCAAAATGCTGACCGGCAGGGATGCGGCACACAAGCGCATCCAGGACCTGCTGGCGAAGGGCGAAGGGCTTCCCGCGGGTGTCGATTTCAAGAACCGGTTCATTTATTACGTCGGGCCGGTCGATGCGGTACGAGACGAAGCAGTGGGTCCCGCCGGACCGACGACGGCCACGCGCATGGACAAATTTACGGAGACCATGCTGTCGAAGACCGGATTGCTCGGCATGATCGGCAAGGCCGAACGCGGCCCGGCGGCGATCGAGGCGATTCGCAAGCACAGGGCGGTCTATCTGATGGCGGTCGGCGGTGCCGCCTACCTCGTGTCGAAGGCAATCAAGTCCTCGCGCGTGGTCGCGTTTGCCGATCTCGGGATGGAAGCGATCTACGAATTCGAAGTCAAGGACATGCCGGTCACGGTCGCGGTCGATGTCAACGGCACTTCGGTGCATCAGACCGGCCCGCGCGAATGGCAGTCGAAGATAGGCAAGATACCGGTCGCAGTCGCATAGCGACTTCGATGGTGAGGCGAGAGGGGTGAGGAATGAGGGGTCTTACGGAGGTGGCGCGCGAGCGCGGCCGTCCATCGACTCACGCCTCTCGCCTCACGCCTTACGAGTTTCAATGGCGGGCCTCCCCGCATTGCATGGTAGTGAATCTGGTCAGGTCCGGAAGGAAGCAGCCACAGCTATTTTCTGCAAGTGCCGGGGGTAAGGCTCGCCACCCTTATTTGAGGTCGGCAAACCGTGGCAGGCGTGAAGGGCAGCACGTTCCCATGCACTACGCCGCAGCCAAAATGACTATGTCAGGATTCAGAGGATCAATGTGACGCTCGCGCTTGCGCGCAGATGGCGCCCGAAAAATTTCACCGAGCTGGTCGGCCAGGAACATGTGGTGCGTGCGATCAGCAACGCGCTTACGCAGAACCGGCTGCATCACGCCTACCTGCTGACCGGCACGCGCGGTGTCGGCAAGACCACGCTCGCGAGGATCATCGCCAAAGCGCTCAACTGCGAAACCGGCGTGACCGCCACGCCGTGCGGAAAGTGCACGGCCTGTGTCGAGATCGATTCCGGTCGTTTCCTGGACCTGATCGAACTCGATGCCGCGTCCAATACCCAGGTGGACAACATGCGTGAATTGCTGGAGAACGCGCTGTATGCGCCGACCAGCGGGCGCTTTAAGGTGTACATCATCGACGAAGTGCACATGCTGTCGCGCTCCGCATTCAACGCGATGCTGAAAACCTTGGAAGAGCCGCCGGCGCACGTCAAATTCATCCTCGCAACCACCGATCCGCAGAAAGTTCCGGTGACCGTCCTGTCGCGCTGCCTGCAGTTCAATCTGAAGCAGATCCCGCTGGCGCAGATTCGCGGTCAGCTCGAATACGTGCTCGGCAAAGAAAATGTGACATTCGAAGTCCCGGCGCTGAATCTGCTTGCGCGTGCAGCGCAGGGTAGCATGCGCGATGCATTGTCGCTGCTCGACCAGGCGATCGCGCACGGTGCGGGAAAAGTCGAAGAGACCTCGGTACGGGAGATGCTGGGCGCGGTGGATCGCGGCTATCTCTTCTCGATACTCAACGCGCTGACCCGGGGCGATGGTCCGGCCCTGCTGGCCGAAGCCGATCGCATGGCGGCGCGCAGCCTGTCCTTCGATACTGCGTTGCAGGAGCTCGCGACGCTGCTGCACCGGATAGCGCTGGCGCAGACCGTCCCCGACGCGCTCGCCGACGATGAACCCGAGCGCGACACCCTTATTGCGCTTGGCCGCGCATTCAGCGAAGAGGATGTGCAATTGCTCTACCAGATCGCCATCCACGGGCGGCGCGATCTCGGCCTGGCGCCGGATGAATTCGCCGGCTTCACCATGACATTGATGCGCATGCTGGCCTTTTTGCCGCTGGAGCCTGGCGGGAAGGTTGCCCCGAATGCAGAAAAGCCTGCGGTGACGCGAGTCGTCGAGCAACCGCGAGCTGTCGAGAAAACGAATCAGCCGGTCGCAGGTACTCGACCCATCGAAGCGGAGCTATCGGACTGGAGAAATCTCGTCGGGCGCATCAAGGTCGGCGGTATGGCGCGCATGCTGGGCGACAATTGCGAATTCCGGGCGCTGCAAGGCGATAATATCGACCTGGTCGTGCCCGAGGCGCATAAGCATCTTCTTGAAAAGGCCTACACCGACAAGCTGCAGGCCGCAATCGGGGATTACTTCGGCCGTAAGCTGCGGCTGCGCATTTCGACCGGCGGCAGCGGCAAGACCCCCGCGGAAATTGAAAACCAGGAGCGGCAGGCGAAACTGGCCAAGGCCATCGAGTCTATCGACTCGGATCCGTTCGTACGCGAGCTGGTCGAGAATTTCGATGCCAGGGTCAAGGATACATCGATCAAACCGGTTCAGTAAGGAAACCACATATGATGAAGGGTCAACTCGCGGGTCTCATGAAACAGGCCCAGCAGATGCAGGAAAACCTGAAGAAGGCGCAGGAAGAAATCGCCGCGATGGAAGTCGAAGGTCAGGCGGGAGCCGGAATGGTCAAGGTCACCATGACGGGGCGCCACGACGTCAGGCGCGTGAATATCGATCCCAGCCTGATGGGCGACGACAAGGATATGCTCGAGGACCTCATCGCTGCGGCGGTCAACGATGCGGTGCGCCGAGTGGAGACGGTAACCCAGGAGAAGATGGGCGGGCTGACCTCGGGCTTCGGTTTGCCGCCCGGAATGAAGTTTCCGTTTTAGTGAACAGAGAACGGATCTGCTGCTGACCGTTCGCCGATCACCGTTCACTTCCCGATGAAAACACCGTCCACCCTCGAAGAACTGATCGAAGCCCTGCGCTGTCTCCCCGGCGTCGGGCCGAAGTCGGCGCAGCGCATGGCTTTCCACCTGCTGCAGCGTGACCACCGGGGTGCGCAACGGCTCGGTCGCGCGCTCGATCAGGCGCTGACCCGGGTCAGGCATTGCGAACGCTGCAACAACTTCACGGAACTGGCGGTGTGCGAACTTTGCAGTTCGCCGCGGCGCGACCAGGCGGCGCTTTGCGTGGTGGAGACACCGGCGGATTTGCTGATGATGGAACAGGCTCAGGTCTATGACGGAATGTACTTCGTGCTGATGGGAAGGCTTTCGCCGCTCGATGGCGTGGGACCGAAGGACATTCATCTCGATCGCCTGGTCAAGCGCGCGCTCGATGGCATCGTCAAGGAAACGATTCTTGCCACGAATTTCACGGTGGAGGGCGAGGCGACGGCGCATTACGTGGGCGAATTGCTCGGTGCGCGCGGCATGAAGGTTTCGCGCATCGCGCGCGGGCTGCCGGTCGGTGGCGAACTGGAACATGTCGACAGCGGCACACTGGCGCAGGCGATGATAGAACGGAGACCTGCCTGATGGCGGCCAGTCCCGGTTCGGAATCGACGAAGCGCCGTGCTTCACCGCGGCGCACGCCGAAAAGCACCCCTGCCGTGGCAAAAGGTTCCAGAAAGCCGGCGCGGCCTCCAGCCAAGCGTGGCCCGTCCCCGCCGCCGTCCCCACCTTTGCAAGCGGCGGCGCCGGCGACCGTCCGGTCCCAGAAGCTGCAGAAGGTCCTCGCACAGTCAGGTCTGGGCTCGCGGCGCGCGATGGAAGAAATCATCAAAGCCGGCAAAGTCAAGGTCAATGGTGAGCCGGCCATGCTCGGCATGCGCGTTACGACCGAAGATCTGATCCAGGTCGGACGCCGCCAGATCAAATTCAAGGTCACTTCGCGCCTGCCGAGGGTCATCGTCTATCACAAGATCGATGGCGAGATCGTCAGTCGCGACGATCCGCAGGGACGGCGCAGCGTGTTCGAAAAGCTGCCTGTCATCCGCAGCGCCAAATGGCTGGCGGTCGGAAGGCTGGACTTCAACACTGGCGGCCTGCTGATCTTCACGACGTCGGGAGAACTGGCCAATCGACTGATGCATCCGCGTTTCGAAGTCGAACGCGAATATGCGGTTCGACTGTTCGGCAGCCTGACTCCCGCCCAGGTGCAGGAACTGAAAAGCGGCGTGCGGCTTTCCGACGGGGAGGCCAGGTTCGAGGTGCTGGAAGATCAGGGCGGCGAGGGCAGGAACCGCTGGTATCGTGCGATTCTTAAAGAGGGCAGGAATCGCGTCGTGCGGCGCATGTTCGAAGCGCTGGGGCTGCAGGTGAGCCGCCTGATGCGCGTGCGCTTCGGCATCGTGGCGTTGCCGCCGAGGCTCAAGCGCGGCAACTGGATCGAACTCAAGGAAGCCGAGATCAGCGAATTGCTGGAATGGGCGGGTAGTGCACCCGGGGTCGCCGATGAAGATGTCAGCGACGCAGCTCCGCCGCCGTCAGCAGAAAGACAAAACCGGCACCGCCCGAAGTCTCGAGCCAGGTAAACGGCAGCGTTGGAAATGCCCGTTCGAGGGTGTCGCGATTGTGCCCGATCTCGACGATCAGAACGCCGCGTTCGTTCAAATGCGCGCCGGCTTGCGCAAGAAGCCGGCGTACGATCTCGAGGCCGTCCTCGCCGCCTGCGAGTGCCATCTGCGGCTCCGCGCGATACTCCTGAGGAAGGCCTTCCATCGACGCCCGGTTGACATAAGGCGGATTGGACACGATCACGTCGTAACGCCCGGTCAGGCCGGCAAACAGATCACCGCGGACGAGATGCACCCGATCCTGCAAGCCATAATCGGATACGTTGCGTGCCGCCACTTGCAGCGCCTCCGGGGATAGTTCCGTCGCATCGACTTCGGCGTCGGGAAATGCAAGGGCGAGCAGGATGGCGAGGCAGCCCGAGCCGGTGCACAGGTCCAGCGCTTTGTCGATCGGCTGGTCGTCGCTCACCCACGGAACCAGCTCGTCGCGCAGCAACTCCGCGATGTAGGAACGCGGCACGATCGCGCGCTCGTCGACGTAAAAACGGAATTCTCCCAGCCAGGCTTCGCGAGTCAGATAGGCGGCTGGTACGCGTTCGTCGACGCGCCTGCGCACGATATCCTCGATCGATTCGATTTCTGCAGTGGTCAGCAGCCTGTCGAGAACGGGATCGAGTTCATCGAGCGGCAGCTTCAGCGTATGCAGGATCAGATAAGCCGCCTCGTCATGAGCATTAGTACTGCCATGACCAAAATGCAGGCCGGCTTCGTTGAAACGAGCGACCGTAAACCGAAGCCAGTCGCGAACGGACCTGAGCCTCGCGGGTGCTTCAGCGGCCATCCAGTATGTTGGCGAGCGCCAGTTGGTAGATGCGGGAAAGCGCTTCGAGGTCGGCAAGGTCGATATGCTCGTCGAGCTTGTGGATCGACGCGTTGATCGGGCCGAGCTCGACGATTTCGCGGCAAATATCGGCGATGAAGCGACCGTCGGAAGTTCCACCGCTGGTGGAAAGTTCCGGTGTGCGACCGGTGACGGTCTTGACTGCAAGCGACAGGCTTTCCACCAGTTTTCCTTTCGGCGTCAGGAACGGCCGGCCGGACAGCGACCACGTCAAACCATAGTCGACGCCGTGGCGGTCCAGTATTTCGTGCACGCGTGCCTGGAGTCCCTCCACCGTGCTGGCCGTCGAGAAGCGGAAGTTGAACGAGACGCGGAGTTCTCCGGGAATTACGTTGGTAGCGCCGGTGCCGGCGGTGATGTTCGAAATCTGCCAGGTCGTCGGCGGAAAATATTCGTTGCCATCGTCCCACTTCGCCGCGGACAGTTCGGCCAGAGCCGGCGCGAACTGATGAATCGGATTGCGCGAAAGGTGAGGATAGGCGATATGCCCCTGCACGCCGCGCACCAGTAATTCACCGGAAAGGGAGCCGCGACGACCGTTTTTCATGGTATCGCCGAGCATCGTGACGGACGACGGCTCGCCGATGATGCAGTAATCCAGCGCTTCGCCGCGCGCGCGCAAGGCATCGACGACCTTGACGGTCCCGTTCATCGCAACACCTTCCTCATCCGACGTGATCAGCAGCGCAATCGAACCGGGATGATCGGGATGCTCCGCCAGAAAGGCTTCGATCGCGGTAACGAATGCCGCGATCGAGGATTTCATGTCAGCCGCACCGCGCCCGTACAGAACACCGTCGCGTACCGTCGGCAGGAAAGGGTGGGAATGCCACTGATCCAATGGGCCGGTGGGAACGACGTCGGTATGTCCGGCGAAACAGACCAGAGGTTTGCTGCCGCCGCGGCGGGCCCAAAGATTCTCCACGTCGCCGAAGCGCATGCGTTCGATCTTGAAGCCGAGACCGGCCAGGCGTCGCGCCAGCAAGTCCTGGCAGCCGCCGTCATTCGGTGTGATGGAAACGCGCGAGATCAGCTCGCGAGCGAGGTCGAAGGTGGCAGACTTCATAGTGAGGCATCCGGCAGCAAGCGCACCGGAAACAGGAATTTGGACTTGTTCAGCTCTTTTCCTGATCCACGTTGAGCTTGATTTCGCTGAACGAATAACCGCCACCGGGCTTGGCCATCACGCGGCCGGTCGGACTTTCGCCGAGTTTTCCGGCGGCCTTTTGTTCGAAGTTGTTGATCAGCCAGGACAGGTTGGTCGACGAGTCCGAGTTCTTCAGCGCCTCATCCTTTGCCACCGTGCCGGCCATGTACAACTCGAACAATGCCTGCTCGAAAGTCTTGGAACCGGGCGAAAGGCTCTGTTCCATGGCTTCGCGGATCTGGTCGATTTCGCCTTTCTTGATCAGTTCCGCGACGTGCTTGGTATTCAGCATTACTTCGACTGCGGCGACCAGGGTGCCGTCGTTGGCCTTGACCAGGCGTTGAGAAATGATTGCACGCAGGCTGATCGACAGATCGGACAGCAGCGAAGTGCGGGCATCGTAGGGGAAGAAGTTGATGATCCGGTTCAGCGCGTGATAGCTGTTGTTCGCATGCAGCGTGGAAATGCACAGGTGACCGGTCTGGGCGTAGAGCAGCGCGTGCTGCAGGGTTTCGCGATCGCGGATCTCACCGATCATCATCATGTCCGGCGCTTCGCGCATTGCGTTGACCAGAGCGTTTTCATAGGAACGGGTGTCGGTGCCGACTTCGCGCTGGTTGATCACGCACTTGTCGTTTCGGAACACGAATTCCATCGGATCTTCGATGGTCAGGATATGGCCGGGCCGGAGCGCATTGCGGTGCTCTATCATGGCTGCCAGCGTGGTCGATTTGCCCGAACCGGTGGAACCCACAACGACGACGAAGCCGCGCTTTTCGAGGATCAGTTCCTTGAGTATCGCGGGAAGTTTGAGCCTGTCGATGCCCACCGTGCCGCTCTTGAGAAAGCGGATCACCATGGCGACGTTTCCGCGCTGCCGGAACACGTTCACCCGAAATCGGCCGATGTCGGGGACCACGTGGGCGAAATTCATCTCCATGGTCTCTTCGAATTCCTTGATCTGCTTGTCGCTCATGACTTCGTAAGCGACTTTGCGTGAGGTCTCCGGATCGATGATTTGCTGGTTGACCGGCATGATGGTGCCGAGAATCTTGATCGATACCGGGGCGCCGGCCGACAGGAACAGGTCGGACGCCTGCTTTTCTGCCATCAGCTTGAATAAAGGTGTCAGAAACATATTGGCCTCGCTGACTCGTGATTGAACTGAATCAAGTCGAAATGATGTTGCAGGATCGCCGAACCGCCGCGATCAGATGCCGCGCAGCAGTTCATTGATACTCGTCTTGGCGCGGGTCTTGGCGTCAACCTGCTTGACGATCACCGCGCAATAAAGGCTGTACTTGCCGTCCGGGGAGGGCAGAGTCCCCGAGACGACGACCGATCCCGGCGGAATTCTGCCGTAGAGGACCTCGCCGGTTTCACGGTTGTAGATTCGCGTGCTTTGACCGACGTAGACACCCATTGAAATGACCGAACCTTCGCCGACCACGACGCCTTCGACCACCTCCGAACGCGCGCCGATGAAGCAATCGTCCTCGATGATGGTCGGATTCGCCTGTACGGGCTCCAACACGCCGCCGATGCCGACCCCGCCGGAAAGGTGCACATTCTTGCCGATCTGCGCACAAGAACCGACCGTGGCCCAGGTATCGACCATGGTGCTTTCATCGACGTATGCGCCTATGTTGACGAACGAGGGCATGAGCACCACGTTCTTGGCGATGAACGAGCCGCGACGCACGACAGCATTCGGTACCACGCGAAAGCCGCCAGCCCGGAAATCGGCGCTGCCGTAGTCCGCGAACTTGGCCGGCACCTTGTCGAAATAATTGGTGTAACCGTCGCGCACGACTTCGTTGTCTTCCAGACGAA
This Betaproteobacteria bacterium DNA region includes the following protein-coding sequences:
- the prmB gene encoding 50S ribosomal protein L3 N(5)-glutamine methyltransferase; this encodes MAAEAPARLRSVRDWLRFTVARFNEAGLHFGHGSTNAHDEAAYLILHTLKLPLDELDPVLDRLLTTAEIESIEDIVRRRVDERVPAAYLTREAWLGEFRFYVDERAIVPRSYIAELLRDELVPWVSDDQPIDKALDLCTGSGCLAILLALAFPDAEVDATELSPEALQVAARNVSDYGLQDRVHLVRGDLFAGLTGRYDVIVSNPPYVNRASMEGLPQEYRAEPQMALAGGEDGLEIVRRLLAQAGAHLNERGVLIVEIGHNRDTLERAFPTLPFTWLETSGGAGFVFLLTAAELRR
- the dapE gene encoding succinyl-diaminopimelate desuccinylase, whose amino-acid sequence is MKSATFDLARELISRVSITPNDGGCQDLLARRLAGLGFKIERMRFGDVENLWARRGGSKPLVCFAGHTDVVPTGPLDQWHSHPFLPTVRDGVLYGRGAADMKSSIAAFVTAIEAFLAEHPDHPGSIALLITSDEEGVAMNGTVKVVDALRARGEALDYCIIGEPSSVTMLGDTMKNGRRGSLSGELLVRGVQGHIAYPHLSRNPIHQFAPALAELSAAKWDDGNEYFPPTTWQISNITAGTGATNVIPGELRVSFNFRFSTASTVEGLQARVHEILDRHGVDYGLTWSLSGRPFLTPKGKLVESLSLAVKTVTGRTPELSTSGGTSDGRFIADICREIVELGPINASIHKLDEHIDLADLEALSRIYQLALANILDGR
- the dnaX gene encoding DNA polymerase III subunit gamma/tau, whose translation is MNVTLALARRWRPKNFTELVGQEHVVRAISNALTQNRLHHAYLLTGTRGVGKTTLARIIAKALNCETGVTATPCGKCTACVEIDSGRFLDLIELDAASNTQVDNMRELLENALYAPTSGRFKVYIIDEVHMLSRSAFNAMLKTLEEPPAHVKFILATTDPQKVPVTVLSRCLQFNLKQIPLAQIRGQLEYVLGKENVTFEVPALNLLARAAQGSMRDALSLLDQAIAHGAGKVEETSVREMLGAVDRGYLFSILNALTRGDGPALLAEADRMAARSLSFDTALQELATLLHRIALAQTVPDALADDEPERDTLIALGRAFSEEDVQLLYQIAIHGRRDLGLAPDEFAGFTMTLMRMLAFLPLEPGGKVAPNAEKPAVTRVVEQPRAVEKTNQPVAGTRPIEAELSDWRNLVGRIKVGGMARMLGDNCEFRALQGDNIDLVVPEAHKHLLEKAYTDKLQAAIGDYFGRKLRLRISTGGSGKTPAEIENQERQAKLAKAIESIDSDPFVRELVENFDARVKDTSIKPVQ
- the recR gene encoding recombination protein RecR, which translates into the protein MKTPSTLEELIEALRCLPGVGPKSAQRMAFHLLQRDHRGAQRLGRALDQALTRVRHCERCNNFTELAVCELCSSPRRDQAALCVVETPADLLMMEQAQVYDGMYFVLMGRLSPLDGVGPKDIHLDRLVKRALDGIVKETILATNFTVEGEATAHYVGELLGARGMKVSRIARGLPVGGELEHVDSGTLAQAMIERRPA
- a CDS encoding fumarate hydratase yields the protein MTAIRQEDLIESVADALQYISYYHPMDYIETLGEAYRIEQSPAARDAIAQILTNSRMCAEGKRPICQDTGIVVAFLRIGMDVRWEGATMSVADMVNEGVRRAYLHPDNKLRASILSDPAGGRKNTRDNTPAVIHMEVVSGNTVDVKISAKGGGSENKSKFVMLNPSDSIVDWVMKTVPTMGAGWCPPGMLGIGIGGTAEKAMVLAKESLMDPIDMHELKRRGPKSRIEELRVELCDKVNALGIGAQGLGGLTTVLDVKILDYPTHAASLPVAMIPNCAATRHAHFTLNGSGAARLDPPSLDRWPDVHWVPAPSSRRVDLAKVTREEIAGWKSGERLLLNGKMLTGRDAAHKRIQDLLAKGEGLPAGVDFKNRFIYYVGPVDAVRDEAVGPAGPTTATRMDKFTETMLSKTGLLGMIGKAERGPAAIEAIRKHRAVYLMAVGGAAYLVSKAIKSSRVVAFADLGMEAIYEFEVKDMPVTVAVDVNGTSVHQTGPREWQSKIGKIPVAVA
- the dapD gene encoding 2,3,4,5-tetrahydropyridine-2,6-dicarboxylate N-succinyltransferase → MTDLQSVIDKAFENRAGISPKTAEPALKEAVAEVITQLDSGKLRVAERSGKDWVTHQWLKKAVLLSFRLEDNEVVRDGYTNYFDKVPAKFADYGSADFRAGGFRVVPNAVVRRGSFIAKNVVLMPSFVNIGAYVDESTMVDTWATVGSCAQIGKNVHLSGGVGIGGVLEPVQANPTIIEDDCFIGARSEVVEGVVVGEGSVISMGVYVGQSTRIYNRETGEVLYGRIPPGSVVVSGTLPSPDGKYSLYCAVIVKQVDAKTRAKTSINELLRGI
- a CDS encoding PilT/PilU family type 4a pilus ATPase, which produces MFLTPLFKLMAEKQASDLFLSAGAPVSIKILGTIMPVNQQIIDPETSRKVAYEVMSDKQIKEFEETMEMNFAHVVPDIGRFRVNVFRQRGNVAMVIRFLKSGTVGIDRLKLPAILKELILEKRGFVVVVGSTGSGKSTTLAAMIEHRNALRPGHILTIEDPMEFVFRNDKCVINQREVGTDTRSYENALVNAMREAPDMMMIGEIRDRETLQHALLYAQTGHLCISTLHANNSYHALNRIINFFPYDARTSLLSDLSISLRAIISQRLVKANDGTLVAAVEVMLNTKHVAELIKKGEIDQIREAMEQSLSPGSKTFEQALFELYMAGTVAKDEALKNSDSSTNLSWLINNFEQKAAGKLGESPTGRVMAKPGGGYSFSEIKLNVDQEKS
- a CDS encoding YbaB/EbfC family nucleoid-associated protein encodes the protein MMKGQLAGLMKQAQQMQENLKKAQEEIAAMEVEGQAGAGMVKVTMTGRHDVRRVNIDPSLMGDDKDMLEDLIAAAVNDAVRRVETVTQEKMGGLTSGFGLPPGMKFPF
- a CDS encoding pseudouridine synthase, with amino-acid sequence MAASPGSESTKRRASPRRTPKSTPAVAKGSRKPARPPAKRGPSPPPSPPLQAAAPATVRSQKLQKVLAQSGLGSRRAMEEIIKAGKVKVNGEPAMLGMRVTTEDLIQVGRRQIKFKVTSRLPRVIVYHKIDGEIVSRDDPQGRRSVFEKLPVIRSAKWLAVGRLDFNTGGLLIFTTSGELANRLMHPRFEVEREYAVRLFGSLTPAQVQELKSGVRLSDGEARFEVLEDQGGEGRNRWYRAILKEGRNRVVRRMFEALGLQVSRLMRVRFGIVALPPRLKRGNWIELKEAEISELLEWAGSAPGVADEDVSDAAPPPSAERQNRHRPKSRAR